ATTTCTGTGAGAAATAAAATTAGTATTGTAATTATGAATTGATAACGAATTCTTAAATTAAAAATTGCGTATGATATTAGAATTGTAAAGCCCAGTTGTGTTAAAACATTCCACAATTCCCAAACTAATTTTTGCGAATAACCGCAATGCAAAATAACCCCAAAGAAAAATAGTGTAACACTTCTAATTAAAATATGTTTTGTAATTTCACTTTTAGCAACACCTTTGCTTAATCTTTTATTGATTGAAAATACCATTGCAACACCCACAATGAACATAAAATACGGTTGAATCAAATCCCAAAATCTTAATCCATTCCACGGATGATGATGAAATTGCAAAATTAGACTATTGAAAAAACTTCCTTCACTTGTTGCTTCCCTAACGTATCCATAAAATTCAGTTCCTTCTAAAACAAGAAAACTCATAGTTAGTCCTCTAAAAAAATCTAAAGATAATAATCTTTCATTTGGCATTAGTGTATTTTGGATATTCATATGTTGTCTAATTATATTAAAATTTACCATTTGAATTGAAGTTAAAATTTATTTTTTCAAATTCTTTCATTAAATATTTTTTAACCGGAATTATGTCTTTTTTGCTTGTCAAATCCGGCATGTGTTCTTTCATTTTAAAAGTTTTTAAACTTTGAGGAAATTTATCAATCATATTCTTAATTGCAGTTGGTAATTCCTTCTCATTTCTATCGGGATGAAATTGAACATTTTCCAAAAATGAATATATCATATTAAAATCTAATTTGAAAATATTCATACTCACACCAACAAATCCATCTTGCGTTTTTATTTGTTCAATTATTTGTGCAGAGGGTTTTTCAATTATATCAAGAAGAAATTCATTCTCATCAATTTTTGTTACTGCAAATTTTTCAACCCGTTCTTTTTCAAATTCAAAACCATCTCTATCATAATTTATCATTGCATTCTTGAATTCTGTATTTATCATTAAATTTAAAGCTTTTACAGAATACAGATTATCACTATTACAAACTGTAAACTCATCATTATTTAGCCATGGAGAAACTTTTAAAGCAGAAAATAAAGCATCCGCAGTTCCTAAAGGTTTAATTCTGTTAGATGGAATAAATTGTGTTGCATATGTAATTTTTAATCCGAGAAAATCATTAATTTCGTTTGAACCGTAATACTGCTTTATGGAATTATCTTTTTCTCCTATTACAATTATCACATTTTCATAACCGGATTTTTTTATATTGAATAATAAATAATCAAGGAAAGGACGATACCCATTTCCAACACCAATCATAGCTTTGGATTTTTTATCTGCATCTTCCAATAATTTATTTTCAACCGATAAATTTTCATCGGTGGGATTTTTCATTCTCGAACTAATTCCGCCGGCGAGAATTATTACTGTTTTACTTTTCAAGAAACTTCCTCATAAATTTCTTCAACTGTTCCTTTATCTACTTCAACAATAAAAGTATCTGAGCTGATTTTTTTTACGGCTTCCAAAACTTGTTCAGTATTTTCCGGAGCATAAGCAAACATACAACCACCACCTCCGGAACCATTTATTTTAGCACCGTAAGCACCAGCTTCCAATGCTGCATTAATCATTTCTTCAATTTTAGTAGTTGAGATTTTTAAAACATCCCTTAAAATATTATGGTGATCAGTCATCAATTTTCCTAAATATTTATGATCAATTTCATCTGATTGTAAAACCTTTTCAGCTTCAAAAGTTAAATCACGATTTCTAATTGTACCATAAAGTAATTCAAACTGATTATCACTTAACTTTGTTTTATATTTTTCTATATCATTCATATTTATAGTTTGAAGTGAAAATTCTGAATTGTTTTCTTCAAGTAATTTTGTTAAAGCAAGAACTTTATTTTTTACATTTGCTAAAATAAATTTTGTATCCTTTGGTTCGTTAGAATTACCTAAAACAAATTTTCCTAATTTTGCATTTACTTTTTTTAAATCAATTTTTAAATATGAATTTAGATGAATTATTCCTCCAACTGCTGTAGAATAATGATCCATCATTCCTCCGGGCTCACTAAATTCTAGTACTTCAGCTTCGTAGGCTAGAAGTGCAATTTCTTCGGTAGAAAGATTTTTTTCTTGATCACTCATTCTTGTTAAGAAATTTATCCAGCTAACCATTAATGCGGATGAGCTTGATGTTCCGGCATTTATTGGAATATTGCTATTTATTGTGCAGTCAAATCCTTTAGAAAATGTAAATCCTTTTCTCTGTAAAACATTTATTGCACTTTTAAAATAATCTCTTTCAACTTCATATCTAAGTTCGCCATTCAGTAAAAAATTTTCTTCCGAATTAATATCCGGCATTTGAATATTTATCAATTTATCATATCGATGTTTTCCTTGAACTACAATTCTTCTCGAAATTGCACTTGCAATAATTGGCAAATGTAAATAATCTTGATGTTCACCGAATAAACATACTCTTCCCGGAGTAGATATTTTAAGTATGTTATTATCTAAATCCAATTTTAACCTCTATATTAATTCGTATATGTTCTTGCTAATCCGCCGATAAAATAAATCACCATTCCGGCAATTGCAATATGTGAAGCATACTCGTACGCGCTGCTTCCCGAAATTACGCCAATTAAAAATATTAATAATCCAGCGAATAAAATTCCTAAACTAATTTTACCTTTAAATGTTTTGGGAAATATATGATAGACATCATTTGCTTTGATTTCTTCATCACTTGTTGATCTAGCTTTCCAAATTGCCGACAAATTTGGATTTTCAACGTTAGTTTTAAAAATAAAACTAAATAAAGGAGTTGCAATAATTGTAACGCCGGCGCTGATAAAAGTTGTTAAATTAAAATCGTAATTTAAAATAAATTGTCCAACAGCTCCAGAAATTGCACCGAAGCTATATCCCAAAATTGCACCTTTCCAATGAATTTTTTTCCATAGTAATCCGTAGAAAACTGCAATTATAAAAAGCGGCATATCCATAATTGCAATAATTGTTAAATAAGCATTTACTGCTCCGCCCAACATCGGAACCCAATATGTAAAAAGCATCATTGCAATTCCGGTAATTATGGTAACAACTCTTGCTACAAATAAAAAATCTTTTTCGGTTGCATTCCGCTTCAAAATATTTGCATAAATATCACTTGTAAAAATTGTTGCAACTCCATTTAGATTTCCGGAAATTGTGGAAAGTTGTGAAGATAATAATCCAACAACAATAACTCCTAAAACAATATTTGGAATATGATTTGCAATCAATATCGGAACCGCTGAATCTGGGTTTTGAAGAGCTGGATATAAAACTCTTGCTGCTAATCCCGGTAAATTCCATAACAATGCAAAAGGTGTTGTAACAATTCCGGCAAGCACTAAACCTTTAGCAACTGATCTTGTACTTTCAGCACCAAATGCTCTCTGCAATAATCCTTGATCAACACTTGCCCATTGAATTCCAAGAAGAAATATTGCTAAAATAAATTTCCAATTATATGTTCCTTCTTGCTGAACAAATGTTAATGATCCTTGGGGAAGTTTTTCAACTAAACCGGGCCACCATCCTACCAAGCTCATAACAATTGGTAAAAGAATTAATGCTCCCGCAAGCATTAGTATGAATTGAATTACGTCGGTTAAAGCAACCGACCACATTCCGCCTAACATAGTATAAAGTATTACCACAACTGAGAATATTAAAATCCAACCGGTAAATGATTCATATCCGGTAATGGTTTGAGCGGCAATAACAGCAGTATATAATACTACACCAAGCCAAAATGATAATCTAAAAATCCATATAAATGCTACAAAAGTTCTAACACCTTTACTGTATCTCATTTCTAAAAATTCGGGAATTGTTCTAATTCGTAAGCGTCTGAAAATTGGAATTATAAAAAGTCCGGAAATTACCATTGCCATGTTTCCGGTCCAAGTTTGCCATATTATTGAAATGCCTTCTTTGTACGCAATACCGGCTTGACCAACAAAACTATAAAGATTTACATTTGTTGCCGCTAAAACTGCTGCAAGTATAAATGGAGTTAACTGTCTACCGGCTAAATAGAAATCATCAGAATCTCCAACCCATTTATAAAAAATTGAGCCTATATAGAACATTGCTCCAAGAAATGTAAAAACAATTATGTAATCAATTGTATTCAAGAATTACTCCACAATTTTACTTTTTATTTCACTTCGTTTTTTTTGAATTAATATTTTAAATTCTTTAACGGGAACCATAATCCAAATTACCAATATACTAAATCCCGTAAGCCAAATACTCCAAGTGATCCAATCAAAATACATTTTTGCTCCAATATTTTTTGAATTTTTCTTTTTATAAATTTATTTTTTTGAAACTTTTATTTGGTAACATTAAAAGTATTTTTGATAGAGGCAAGAACTATTTTCGAAAAAAGATTTTTAACTATTTAAAATTTTGGATTTGCAAGAATAAACAAAAACTATTTAACATGTTTTTCTGCGTGATACGAACTTCTAACTAGCGGACCGGATTCAACAGCTTGAAATCCTAATTTTTTACCTTCTTCTTTGTACATTGCAAATTCTTCTAATGTAACATATCTATCAACCGATAAATGATTTTTTGTCGGTTGTAAATATTGTCCAATTGTCATTATATCACAATTATGATTCTTCAAATCCTTCATTATTTCTAAAACTTCTTCGGTTTTTTCACCGATTCCAACCATAATTCCACTTTTGGTTTTTAACCCTTTTGATTTAAACCATTTTATCAAATTTAAACTTCGCTGGTAATTTGCTTGAGGTCTTACGGCGTGATATAATCTCTGCACAGTTTCTAAATTATGATTTAAAATATCCGGTGGATTTTTCATAATAATTTCAAACGCTTCTGCATCGCCTTGAAAATCCGGAATTAAAATTTCAACCGTACATTGAGAAGCTTTCTCTCTAATTAATTCAACTGTTTTAGAAAATATTGCTGCGCCGCCGTCTTTTAATTCATCACGATTTACAGAAGTAATTACAACATGTTTTAATCCTAAATCTATAACAGATTGCACAACTCTGTTTGGTTCATCCCAATCTAAAAAAGTTGGTCTTCCAGATTTCACATCACAAAATCCGCAAGTTCTTGTGCATGTATCTCCCAAAATCATATAAGTTGCGGTTCGGCTGTTCCAACATTCTGCTAAATTCGGACATTTAGCTTCTTCGCAAACAGTGTTGAGTTTTGATTTTCGCATCATTGAAAGAACTTCACGATAATTATCACCGGAAGGCAATCTTACTTTTAACCAATCCGGTCTTCTTCCCAATTCAACTTTTTCATGTTCAACGTTAACTTTGTATTCTCTTTGATGCTTGTTTAATTTCATTTTATAAACTTTCTTTTTCTAATTTTAAATGTAAAAATAATCAAAACATTACTATAATATTAACATTTACAAAAATTACTTTATCGCTTTTTAAATTTTATTAACTTTAATACTATGTTAACTTTAGCACTTTCTTTAGATAATTTATTATATTTACTAACAGTTGAATTGAGAAAATTATGTTTTGCCCAAGCTGTAAAAATCCTATGATTGTTTTAGAGTTTGAAGGAATTGAAACTGATTATTGCCCAAACTGTGAAGGCATTTGGTTGGATTCCGGAGAACTTGAATTATTTCTTGAAGATTCAAAGGATAAACAAGAACTGTTAAATTCATTTAAACCAGCGAAAGAAGAAAAAGAAAATAAACGAAGATGCCCAATCTGCAACAAAAAAATGGGAAAGACTCGAGTGAGTGATGATAAAGATATTGTACTTGATGAATGTAAACGTGGTCATGGTTTATGGTTTGATAAGGGAGAAATTCTCGAAGTAATCAAAGAAGGTTCGACAAATAAAAACAACAAAATTATTAATGTTTTAGAAGATATGTTCAAAAAAAAGATTGAAACAAGAATTTAGAAGTTAGAATAAAAAAATGGAGGATAAATGAGTGCATTTTTAATTTTTGTGATAGCAATTGCTGTAATTGCAATGTATGCAGTTTCAATTTATAACGCTTTAGTCCGCTTACGAAATCAAGTGAAAAATGCTTGGTCGCAAATAGATGTGCAGTTAAAAAGAAGACATGATTTAATTCCAAATTTAATTGAAACTGTTAAAGGATATATGAATCATGAAAAAACTACTTTAGAAAATATTACCAGAGCAAGAAGTGCCGCAGTTGACGCAACTTCAGTTGCCGATAAATCCAAAGCTGAATCTGAATTAAGTGGAGCTTTACAGAAATTTAATTTAGTCGTTGAAAATTATCCCGATTTAAAAGCAAATCAGAATTTTCTTGCACTTCAAGAAGAATTGACAGCAACGGAAAATAAAATTTCTTTTTCCCGACAAAATTATAACGATCAAGTTTTATTTTATAACAATAAAATTGAAATGTTTCCATCTAATATTGTTGCTGGAATGTTCAAATTTTTAAAAGAAGAATTTTTTGAAATTGAAGTTGCAGCAGAACGCGAAGTACCGAAAGTACAATTTTAGGAAAATAAATCATAAATAATAAAAAACAAGCTACAAAAGTAATAAAGTACAAATTCTTAATAAAAAATTTTGTTTTACCACATTTTGTAACTAATAATATCTTAAAATTTCTTTTTGATATTTTAATTTGATTTTTGTGATTTTATATTTTATTGACTTTTAACTTATGACTATTAACTTTTGACTTATTTTATGTGGGAATTAATTCAAGCAAATAGACGAAAGTCAATTATACTTTTTTTTGCAATGGGAATTATCCTTCTACTGCTTGGATATTTTGTTGGAGAAACTTTTCTTGGTTATGGAAACGGTTCATTTGGAATTTTAATTGCATTTGTAATATGGTTAATAGTTTCAGCAATAAGTTATTTTGCAGGAAGCTCAATTATTCTTTCAATTAGCAATGCAAAAGAAGTTACAAAGGAAGTTCATCCGCAACTATTTAATATTGTGGAAGAAATGTCAATCGCTGCAAATCTTCCAAAAATTCCTAAAATTTTTATTGTAAATGAACAAGCTCCAAATGCATTTGCAACGGGAAGAAAACCGGAAGACAGCGTTGTTGCAGTTACTGCGGGATTATTAAGTCAACTTAATAGAAATGAATTACAAGGTGTAGTTGCACACGAAATTTCGCACATAATTAATAGAGATGTTTTGTTTATGACATTTGCGGGAATTATGCTGGGAATGATTGTTATAATTTCTGAGGTTTTTACAAGAGGTTATTTTTACGGCGGCGGTTCGCTAAACAGATATAAGAATAAATCTTCAAATGGTGGAAATGAACAAATTATTCTTTTAGTATTTTCTATAATATTTGCGATTACCGCTCCATTCTTAGCTCAGCTATTATATTTTGCGATTTCAAGAAAGCGTGAATATTTAGCAGATGCAAGCGCCGTAAGGTTAACACGTTATCCGGAAGGATTGGCAAATGCATTGGAAAAATTATCTCAAAACAGATTTAATTTAAATTCTGCAAACAAAGCAACTGCGGGAATGTATATTGTAAATCCACTTAAGAAAGCCGGAATGCAGATTGAAGATTTGTCTTCCACACATCCGCCGATTTCTGAACGAATAAAAATATTACGCGGAATGATGCACGGTGCTGATTTTGCCGACTATCAAACTGTTTACAATAAAATTAAAAATAATTCCGAAAAAATAATTCCAGCTTCCGGACTTAAAACAAAAGTAGATATTCCAATATTATCGCAAATAAAAGATGTTACAAATCTTGGGAAGAAAGAAGAACAAAGAAAACTTGGTGATATTGTAATGAATGTAAATGGATATAATTTTTACAATTGCAAATGCGGAGTTACAATTAAAGTTCCCCCAACTTTTAAAGGAAATTCTGTTAAGTGTCCAAGATGCGGTGAAGTTAATGTAAAAAATTAAACATTACTCACTTCAAAATTTTCCAAAGTTTCTTTTATAAATTTCAAAAACATTCCGCCCAACATTCCATCAATTAATCGGTGATCATGACTTAAGGTCAAATACATCATAGGTTTTATCGCAATTGTATCAATTCCTTCAACTTCGATTACAACCGGTTTTTTGACAACCGCCCCAACTCCAAGAATTGCAACTTCTGGCTGATTTAAAATTGGTGTGCCAAACAATGCACCAAAAACTCCGTAATTCGTAATTGTAAAGGTTCCGCCGATCACATCATCTGGAGTAAGGCCTTTATTTCTAGCTTTCAAACTAATTTCTGAAATTGATTTAGCCAAACCTCTAACATTTTTTTCATCTGCATTTTTAATATTGGGAACAACAAGACCGTTTGGTTCTAACGCAACTGCAATTCCTAAATTTATATTTTTTTTCAAAATAATTTTTTCTTCATCAATTGAAGAATTTACTAACGGAAATTCTTTTAATGCTTTAATTGCCGCATCAGCTATGAATGATAAATAAGTAAGTTTTACATTCTCATCTTTTAAAAATCTTTCTCTATACTTTTCAATGAAATTATGAATTTTAGTCATATCCACTTCCATCATTTCAGAAACGTGGACGGAAGTATCACGGCTATTTATCATATGTTCCATAATTTTTTTTCTAATGTTATCCATTGGTATAATTTCATCATTTTCTCTAATAGAAATATTTTTTTGTGAAAATATTTTTGGAGCAGAAACTGTTGTTACTGTACCTTTGGTTTTTACATAATCGAGAATATCTTTTTTTGTAATGCGTCCGTTTGTACCAGTTCCAGTAATCGAATTTAATTCACTCTGCGTAACACCTTCTTTATTGGCAATATTCATAACAACCGGTGAAATAAAACTATTTGAGTTGATTTTCCGAGTAGATTTATTTTCGTCAACTAAAATTTCTTCATCAAATAATTCACTGCCTTCCTTACTTTCTTTATCTACAATTTTTGTAATTCCGGATTTGGTAGATATTCTTGCAACAATTTTTCCAACTTCAACAACTTCATTTACTTTAAATAGAATTTCTGTAATGATTCCATCAACAGGAGAAGGAACTTCCGTGTCAACTTTATCAGTACTAATTTCATAAATTATTTCATCAACCTTAACTAAATCTCCAACATTTTTATGCCATTTAATAATTGTACCTTCATTTATGCTTTCACCCATTTTGGGCATTGGCAATTCTACTATAGAACCTACTTGATCGGTTGAGGGAATTTCATTTTTACTTTCAATAATAATTTCACTATTACCATTTGTTTCAATAACTGCTACAATTTCATTTATCGGAACAGTTTCATTTTCAAAAGCTTTTATTTCAATTAACGTTCCATCTGAAGGAGAAGGAATTTCGGTATCAACTTTATCCGTACTGATTTCGTAAATTATTTCATCTTTTTTAACTTTATCACCAACCTTTTTATGCCATTTTATAATTGTACCCTCGTTAATACTTTCACCCATTTTCGGCATAATAATATTTACTTTCATTGCTTCTCCAAAATCTGTAATTGTTAATTCAAATTACTTTGAAAATATTTTAATCATAATTTTGTGATCTTTAATTTCTAAAAATAATTAATATATACTTTAGTCGTCCAAAAAAAGGACTTCTCAGAATGACTAAATATTATAAATTAATATTCTAAAAGCTTTTTTAATTCATTATAAATTTTATTTCTGGATGGAAGAATTTCTCTTTCCAATTTTGGATGAAATGCAATCGGTGTATCCAATGCTGCATAACGTTTTACGGGACCATCCAAATATTCAAAACATTCTTCTGCAATCCTCGATGCAATTTCTGCACCAAATCCGGCAGTTAAAGTATCTTCATGAATTACCATAACTTTTCCCGTTTTTTTAACAGAGTTAAAAATTGTTTCAACATCAAGTGGATTTATCGTTCTAATATCAATGATCTCAACTGAATAACCTTCCTCGGTTAAAATTTTTGCAGCAAATTCAGTTTCATGAACCATTGCTCCGTAAGTTATAACAGAAATATCATCACCTTCTCTAGTAATATTTGCTTTTCCGAATGGAACTAGATAATCAGCATCAGGCTCGGGTTTTGTTGCATAACTTTGTCGATATAAACCTTTATGCTCAAGAAATAAAACCGGATCATTTAATCGAAGTGCAGTTTTCAGTAATCCTTTTGCATCAGCAGCGTTTGATGGATAAGCGATTAGCAATCCCGGCATGTGTGCAAAGAATGCTTCAATATTTTGGCTATGATACAATCCGCCATTAATATATCCGCCTACTGCAACTCGAATTACAACCGGCGCTTCAAAACCATTATTTGATCTATATCTTAACATAACAAGTTCATCTCTAATTTGCATAAAAGCAGGCCATATATAATCACCAAACTGAATTTCAACACAAGGTTTTTTTCCGCCAATTGCCATACCGATTGCAACCCCTAAAATACTTGCTTCTGCTAATGGTGAATTGAAAACTCTTTCATTCCCAAATTTAGTCGATAAACCTTTGGTAGCTGTAAACACACCACCTTTTCCATCTGCAACATCTTCTCCGAAAACATAAATTTTACTGTTCCGCTCCATTTCTTCCCGCAATGCATGGTTTATTGCATCAACCATAACAATCGGAATTCCTTCAGATTTAAATTCATTATATTTTAATTTATTCTTTTTACCGCTTTCATCATAAACATATTTTTTCACATTTTTCACATCCGGTTCGGGTCTTGTGTAAGCCCAATCAGCTGCATCGTTAACCTTTTTGGTAATATCTTTTTTTAGATTCTCAAAAATTTCTTTTGTAGTTATACCATTTGAAATAAGATAATTCGAAAATTTATTTAATGGATCATTCTGCAAATCTTGTTCAAGAGAATCTTTCGGTCTGTATTTACTTTGGTCATCAGAAGTGGAATGAGAAAATAATCTAATTGTTTTTGCTTCAATTAGTACTGGTCCGTTTCCATGTCGTGCATATTTAAAGGATTTCAGAGCAGTTTCATAAGCTTTGAAATAATCAGTCCCATCAATAGAAAACCTAAGCAAATTCTCGTACCCACTCATCATTTCAGCAACAGAGGCATTTTTTCCAGCAGTTTGATTTTCAACTGGGACTGAGATTGCCCATTTATTATTTTGGATTACAAAAATTACTGGAATTTTTTCGCGGCTTGCCCAGTTTACTGCTTCATGAAATTCACCTTCACTTGTTGTTCCTTCTCCGCTGCTCACATAAGTTACAGAATTTATTCCGGATTTTTTTTGAGCTATTGCAGTTCCAACAGCTTGTAAAAATTGAGTTCCGGTTGGACTAGATTGTGTTGGTACATTAAATTCTTTTGATGCCCAATGACATGACATTTGTCGTCCACCAGTCATAGGATCTTCTTCTTTTGCTAGTTGATGTAAAAGTATATCTTCTATTCTAGTTCCAAGTCCAAGCATAAATGCCATATCTCTATAATATGGATAAGCCCAATCAACTCCTTTATTCATTAACATTCCAAATGCAATTTGTGTTGCCTCATGTCCGGCTGATGGTAAATGAAAATATGATTTCCCTTGCTTCAGCATATTCATGATTTTAACATCCATTGCTCTGGATGTTATCATCAATTTCAGTACTTCAATTAAATTTTCATTTGTTAGAGATTTTTTTCCATTATTTTGGATAGATATTTCTTCGGTTACATTATTATTTTTTTTATCAATTATATTTTTCAACTTTGCCCCGTTTTGCATTTTATACAATTAATTTTTAATCAAATTTTCTAATCCGCTTATTGATAAATTTTCACTTTGCGAATAAGAAAAAACTTGCTGAAAATTTTTCATAATATTTTTTTTTACTTCTTCTAAATTTATAATTTTATTTAACTCCTTACTCAACGAAGTAACTTCTTTATCACTAATGCCACATGGGATAATTCCGTTATAAATATTTAAATCAGTATTAACATTAAAAGCAAATCCATGCATTGTAATCCAACGACTAACCTTAATTCCAATAGCACAAATTTTTCTGTTTTCAATCCAAACTCCCGTGTACTTTTCAATTCTTGAAGGAACTAATCCATAATTATAACAAACTTGCATTAAAACTTCTTCTAAAGAACGTAAATACAAATGTGTATCTTGTTTCCAATTCGCTAGATTTATAATAGAATATCCAACAATTTGCCCTGGACCGTGATAAGTAATATCTCCGCCGCGATCAATTTCAAAAACATCTATACTTTTTTCATTCAAAATTTTTTCATCGTAAAGGAGATTTTTCTTATCGGCAACTTTACCTAAAGTATATGTATTGGGATGTTCACAAAGAAAAAAAATATCATTTATTCTATCATGAGTTCTCAGCTCAAAATATTTTTTTTGAATATCCCATGCATCTTGGTATTTAATCAATCCTAAATCGCAAATCAGTAATTTTCTTTCTGCGAATTTGTTTTCCATAATTTCTATTTGATTTAAGAAATGATCCCGATAGTTGTATTCTAATTATCGATAAATATAATGAACATTAACAAGAAAACAAATTAGATGAAAAGAGGTTTAAGTCCGTTAAATATTGTCTAAAAGCATAAACGATTTTTCTTTCAATTGAATTTTCTCATTAAATTTTTTTTGATCAAACATACATTTTTTTTCAATCGGACAAATTTCACAATTGTAATTTTTTGGTTTACAAATTTCTCTTCCCAATCTTATCAAATTTTTATGAAGTGAGTGAGCAATTCCTTTAGTTAAATTTTTATTTATCTCAAAAAATGTTTTATCCGGTGACGTTGTTTTAATTACACCAATTCTATTAAGTGTTCTATGCACATGCGTATCAACGGGACAAATATTTTTATCAAGTGAAAAAAGTAATACGCAGCTTGCAGTTTTAACACCAATTCCTTTAAAATTTGTTAAATATTTTATTGCTTCTTCCTCACAAATTTTTTTAAAAATATTCATTTTATAGTTATGATCATTAACATATAACTTTTCCAATAAATTTTTAATTGCAGTTGCTTTCTGAATTCCTAATCCAGCAATTTTAATTTCATTTTCAATTTTGTATAATTCCGAATTTCTAACTTCATCCCAATCTTTAAAATTATTTTTTAGATTTTGAAAAGCCCGAAATGAATTTTTATCATTTGTATTTTGTGAGAGAATTGTCGCAATAAGAAGATCAATTGGTTTGGGTAATTTTTTTGGTCTTTCCGGAATTCCAAATTTTCCAATAATAGTGCATTTATTTCTTTGAGAATTTTCATTTTAAAATTGTGAGGATAAAAAAAATCCTCATTAAAATTTCATAATGAGGATTAAAAACAAATATTATTAGAAAATTAAACCAATATCAAAA
The nucleotide sequence above comes from Ignavibacteriota bacterium. Encoded proteins:
- a CDS encoding 2-oxo acid dehydrogenase subunit E2 — its product is MKVNIIMPKMGESINEGTIIKWHKKVGDKVKKDEIIYEISTDKVDTEIPSPSDGTLIEIKAFENETVPINEIVAVIETNGNSEIIIESKNEIPSTDQVGSIVELPMPKMGESINEGTIIKWHKNVGDLVKVDEIIYEISTDKVDTEVPSPVDGIITEILFKVNEVVEVGKIVARISTKSGITKIVDKESKEGSELFDEEILVDENKSTRKINSNSFISPVVMNIANKEGVTQSELNSITGTGTNGRITKKDILDYVKTKGTVTTVSAPKIFSQKNISIRENDEIIPMDNIRKKIMEHMINSRDTSVHVSEMMEVDMTKIHNFIEKYRERFLKDENVKLTYLSFIADAAIKALKEFPLVNSSIDEEKIILKKNINLGIAVALEPNGLVVPNIKNADEKNVRGLAKSISEISLKARNKGLTPDDVIGGTFTITNYGVFGALFGTPILNQPEVAILGVGAVVKKPVVIEVEGIDTIAIKPMMYLTLSHDHRLIDGMLGGMFLKFIKETLENFEVSNV
- a CDS encoding tungsten formylmethanofuran dehydrogenase, which gives rise to MQNGAKLKNIIDKKNNNVTEEISIQNNGKKSLTNENLIEVLKLMITSRAMDVKIMNMLKQGKSYFHLPSAGHEATQIAFGMLMNKGVDWAYPYYRDMAFMLGLGTRIEDILLHQLAKEEDPMTGGRQMSCHWASKEFNVPTQSSPTGTQFLQAVGTAIAQKKSGINSVTYVSSGEGTTSEGEFHEAVNWASREKIPVIFVIQNNKWAISVPVENQTAGKNASVAEMMSGYENLLRFSIDGTDYFKAYETALKSFKYARHGNGPVLIEAKTIRLFSHSTSDDQSKYRPKDSLEQDLQNDPLNKFSNYLISNGITTKEIFENLKKDITKKVNDAADWAYTRPEPDVKNVKKYVYDESGKKNKLKYNEFKSEGIPIVMVDAINHALREEMERNSKIYVFGEDVADGKGGVFTATKGLSTKFGNERVFNSPLAEASILGVAIGMAIGGKKPCVEIQFGDYIWPAFMQIRDELVMLRYRSNNGFEAPVVIRVAVGGYINGGLYHSQNIEAFFAHMPGLLIAYPSNAADAKGLLKTALRLNDPVLFLEHKGLYRQSYATKPEPDADYLVPFGKANITREGDDISVITYGAMVHETEFAAKILTEEGYSVEIIDIRTINPLDVETIFNSVKKTGKVMVIHEDTLTAGFGAEIASRIAEECFEYLDGPVKRYAALDTPIAFHPKLEREILPSRNKIYNELKKLLEY
- the lipB gene encoding lipoyl(octanoyl) transferase LipB, coding for MENKFAERKLLICDLGLIKYQDAWDIQKKYFELRTHDRINDIFFLCEHPNTYTLGKVADKKNLLYDEKILNEKSIDVFEIDRGGDITYHGPGQIVGYSIINLANWKQDTHLYLRSLEEVLMQVCYNYGLVPSRIEKYTGVWIENRKICAIGIKVSRWITMHGFAFNVNTDLNIYNGIIPCGISDKEVTSLSKELNKIINLEEVKKNIMKNFQQVFSYSQSENLSISGLENLIKN
- a CDS encoding endonuclease III — its product is MIGKFGIPERPKKLPKPIDLLIATILSQNTNDKNSFRAFQNLKNNFKDWDEVRNSELYKIENEIKIAGLGIQKATAIKNLLEKLYVNDHNYKMNIFKKICEEEAIKYLTNFKGIGVKTASCVLLFSLDKNICPVDTHVHRTLNRIGVIKTTSPDKTFFEINKNLTKGIAHSLHKNLIRLGREICKPKNYNCEICPIEKKCMFDQKKFNEKIQLKEKSFMLLDNI